From Leptodactylus fuscus isolate aLepFus1 chromosome 11, aLepFus1.hap2, whole genome shotgun sequence, one genomic window encodes:
- the PPP1R18 gene encoding phostensin, translating into MMEVPDWKFHLLERKRKEEEEMKRREREEEERLAKMPPWKREIILRRKAKAEASVSENKTESEGEQEEKVGGGGGEEEERESRVLRENIGPVQKNPFIQQEKQRRIPEYSCTRPKSTNEQTVQRIPKVDDQVRDTNLSNEVKEQDAPAEEPQPPSIDVKGRVSRLLSRFGGSRTEDDSGDPCLQRVNGEGATKTVLPTTPVVVEPETQAPSISNPTSPSPSCFLTATGSQTLTQETTLPSYVTPSSSCVDSEPSELSICAAPTAMSGINTRQSMTEEVRPFPFQLRPASPARHLKQTTQVSGISSRPEPFKVNASKTEEDGETGLSPSKVTSNLQAIKRVTGESQALQRRKGNTITVNPRKAAVCENGYAVTETKSPTTKPESGKKRYPTAEEIKVIGGYLALSRSCLAKHSQDKKKMNISFPESDLESTFEYPSESSLLAEYGPVDEPEIPVPPLAQPEDDEEEESALLGGILRRKALIVDESCKR; encoded by the exons ATGATGGAGGTTCCAGACTGGAAGTTTCATCTtctagaaagaaaaagaaaggaagaagaagagatgaaaaggagagagagggaggaagAAGAACGACTGGCCAAGATGCCTCCCTGGAAGAGAGAGATCATTCTTCGAAGGAAGGCCAAGGCTGAGGCGTCCGTTTCGGAGAACAAAACTGAAAGCGAAGGAGAACAAGAGGAGAAAgtaggaggaggtggtggagaaGAAGAGGAAAGAGAGAGCAGGGTTTTGAGAGAAAATATTGGTCCAGTCCAAAAAAATCCATTTATCCAACAGGAGAAGCAAAGACGGATACCGGAATATTCCTGTACTAGACCAAAGTCTACCAACGAACAAACAGTCCAACGCATTCCCAAGGTAGACGACCAAGTCAGAGATACAAATCTATCAAATGAGGTGAAGGAGCAAGATGCTCCAGCAGAGGAACCTCAACCTCCCTCCATTGATGTTAAAGGGAGGGTGAGCAGACTGCTTAGTAGATTTGGAGGTTCAAGGACCGAAGACGATAGCGGTGACCCATGTTTACAACGAGTAAATGGAGAAGGGGCGACCAAAACGGTATTGCCCACTACTCCTGTAGTAGTAGAGCCTGAAACCCAGGCCCCTAGTATTTCAAACCCCACTTCGCCTTCTCCTTCCTGCTTTCTTACTGCCACGGGAAGCCAGACTCTAACTCAGGAAACCACTCTCCCCTCCTACGTCACTCCTTCCTCTTCCTGTGTTGACTCGGAGCCATCAGAGCTTTCAATTTGTGCGGCCCCCACGGCCATGAGTGGGATCAACACCAGGCAAAGTATGACGGAAGAAGTTCGGCCTTTTCCTTTCCAGCTGCGTCCAGCATCTCCAGCCAGACATCTAAAGCAGACTACCCAAGTTTCTGGAATCTCCTCAAGGCCTGAACCCTTTAAAGTTAATGCTAGTAaaacagaagaagatggagaaacCGGGCTTAGTCCTTCCAAAGTCACTTCTAATCTCCAGGCCATCAAAAGAGTGACAGGAGAGAGCCAAGCTTTGCAAAGGAGGAAAGGAAATACTATTACCGTCAACCCACGAAAAGCGGCGGTCTGCGAAAATGGGTATGCGGTCACAGAGACTAAGTCACCGACCACCAAGCCTGAGTCTGGCAAGAAACGTTACCCAACGGCAGAAGAGATCAAAGTCATCGGGGGCTACCTGGCGTTGTCTAGGTCCTGCCTGGCCAAGCACAGTCAGGACAAGAAGAAG ATGAACATCTCCTTTCCAGAATCGGATCTAGAGAGTACCTTCGAGTATCCATCAGAGAGCTCTTTGTTAGCAGAATATGGCCCAGTAGATGAGCCAGAGATCCCAGTTCCTCCACTTGCTCAGCCCGAGGATGATGAGGAAGAAGAAAGTGCCCTGTTAGGAGGCATCTTACGAAGGAAAGCTCTCATAGTCG ATGAGTCCTGCAAACGCTGA